Proteins encoded in a region of the Gallalistipes aquisgranensis genome:
- a CDS encoding hybrid sensor histidine kinase/response regulator transcription factor, giving the protein MKKLPTCLFVLLLSLCAVPSRGGDIFPEVDTRLKFRYLSVNDGLSQNSVTSIVQDKDGLILIATYDGINRFDGYRIVSDRHSLDVPQGPVNNRIVCMLPCDDGTVWMGLDGGLMRYDPGRNRYIDHTPSLGALRSRWVRSLCRDKAGDLWIGTDAEVVCGRYEEGEMRFREVGGLGGAMISSIACDPQGGMWIGSSRGLFICRTEGCRRTVTMVERFRGRAVASLYCDSAGTMWVGFADGLAVCADGERFSEIVFPGLDGGSVDCALRDREGNLWLGVKGKGLFRLSFDPEFRVLETVHYDTSDFFGRLTDNDVCTLYIDRSNVLWVGTRRGVNYADLSQPNLFTFKPLVDRQLSELGYRGRHINALFIDSRDDLWISTYKEGLYRYDFGTRTLRNVSSEVTSSPVARIIETRDGSLLFAAREGVYRVRRTASGGVSSRKLRLAGVSPEDWQHYRYYIDLCEDRYGDIWVATVNGLIRYFSDSGQSVVYTQDYGLASDSPYCLLSDTAARTVWVGSSDRGLSRIRYGRRGESLEVEAIRHGDTPFGLSHDQVWSLLKDSRGVIWIGTDAGLNRMETAPDGRIVSLERVTLPWLRDAKILAITEDREGDLWFNSSQGLYRYQPASGHVRRYIWDDGLQSNTWTEGAAVSDNGWVFVGGINGVNYFNPARFRENLYSGRPVFTDLKVFNRSVRVGEEYGGRTILPRSINSVEGFSLGHRFNNFTLEFTSDHYVTPKKNMFRYRLEGYDREWITVSSGHRYASYANLPAGTYTFRLQSSNNDGAWSDDVRQMNVQILPAPWATWWAFSIYALLLGGAVMAVVNYVRAKQRWKRELFMQKVEQEKTLEMNELKLNFFTNVTHELRTPLSLILAPLKDLMNHKGVDGYSRFRLQIIHKNTNKLLLLINQILDIRRLSVQSLPLAVSQGDLIGTVREVVHSFGYLSEQTGIVLRFDCPDRIEQAWFDRGKIEKVVQNILSNAYKFTPEQGRIEVRLWVETLNGRRRAHVSVQDSGVGIPEREQDKIFDLFYRGTPLSGYSSGVGLALCKALMELHGGSIAVRSRSGEGSTFTVEFPVDREAFRPEQCVTAGDEGPAAAEPVSRPPEEGKEPRKYLILVVEDNRDMCDYIRECLRGHFRVEIASDGEQGLAMAQKLIPAAVITDIMMPGMDGIEFIRRLKENPRTNFIPVIVHSVKEDKASVREALTAGAQEYIVKPFDSENLVFRIRNLLSTRESYARKLRTEKITEPTPVEVPSSDEQLLRRISRIVERNLQNPLFDIDQLSEELGMSRMQLYRRLKKIAGGRTVSEMVRDIRLRRAAQLLASGQMRVAEVMFEVGINNHYRFVRYFQEAYGLTPKEYMKKYAEAPAAPPREKEDADAT; this is encoded by the coding sequence ATGAAAAAACTACCGACCTGTCTGTTTGTCCTTCTCCTTTCGCTGTGCGCGGTCCCGTCCCGGGGCGGCGATATTTTTCCTGAGGTGGATACTCGGCTCAAGTTCCGTTACCTGAGTGTCAACGACGGCCTGTCGCAGAACTCCGTGACCTCCATCGTGCAGGACAAGGACGGACTGATCCTGATCGCCACCTACGACGGGATCAACCGTTTCGACGGCTACCGGATCGTCTCCGACCGCCATTCGCTGGATGTTCCGCAGGGGCCGGTCAACAACCGTATCGTCTGTATGCTGCCCTGTGACGACGGTACGGTGTGGATGGGGCTGGACGGGGGATTGATGCGTTACGATCCCGGCCGGAACCGTTATATCGACCACACTCCTTCGCTCGGGGCGCTCCGCTCGCGCTGGGTGCGGTCGCTCTGCCGGGACAAGGCGGGCGATCTCTGGATCGGTACCGATGCGGAAGTGGTGTGCGGCCGTTATGAGGAGGGCGAGATGCGTTTCCGGGAGGTGGGCGGACTGGGCGGAGCCATGATCTCCTCGATCGCATGCGATCCGCAGGGCGGCATGTGGATCGGCTCGTCGCGAGGACTGTTCATCTGCCGGACGGAGGGGTGCAGGCGGACGGTGACGATGGTCGAGCGTTTCCGGGGGCGGGCGGTGGCCAGCCTCTACTGCGATTCGGCCGGGACGATGTGGGTCGGGTTCGCCGACGGACTGGCTGTCTGCGCGGACGGGGAGCGTTTCTCCGAAATCGTCTTTCCCGGTCTGGACGGCGGCTCCGTCGATTGTGCGCTGCGGGACCGGGAGGGGAACCTCTGGCTCGGCGTCAAGGGAAAGGGGCTGTTCCGCCTGTCGTTCGACCCGGAGTTCCGGGTGCTGGAGACGGTACACTACGATACGTCCGATTTTTTCGGCCGGCTGACGGATAACGATGTCTGTACGCTTTACATCGACCGGTCGAACGTGCTGTGGGTCGGGACCCGGCGGGGGGTGAACTATGCCGATCTCTCCCAGCCGAACCTGTTCACGTTCAAACCTCTGGTCGACCGTCAGCTCTCCGAACTGGGCTACCGGGGACGTCATATCAATGCGCTTTTTATCGACAGCCGGGACGACCTCTGGATCAGTACTTATAAGGAGGGGTTGTACCGTTACGATTTCGGGACGCGCACGCTTCGGAACGTTTCGTCGGAGGTGACCTCCTCGCCTGTGGCCCGCATCATCGAGACCCGCGACGGGTCGCTGCTGTTTGCCGCGCGCGAGGGTGTTTACCGGGTGCGGCGCACGGCTTCGGGCGGTGTATCCTCCCGGAAGCTGAGGCTGGCCGGGGTGTCGCCCGAAGACTGGCAGCATTACCGGTATTATATCGACCTGTGCGAGGACCGTTACGGTGACATCTGGGTGGCCACGGTGAACGGACTGATCCGTTATTTCAGCGATAGCGGACAGAGCGTCGTCTACACGCAGGACTACGGGCTCGCCTCCGATTCGCCCTACTGCCTGCTGTCGGATACGGCCGCCCGTACGGTGTGGGTGGGTTCTTCGGACAGGGGGCTTTCCCGGATACGGTACGGCCGGCGTGGGGAGAGTCTCGAGGTGGAGGCGATCCGCCACGGGGACACGCCTTTCGGCCTGAGCCACGACCAGGTGTGGAGCCTGCTGAAGGACAGCCGTGGCGTGATCTGGATCGGCACCGATGCCGGGCTCAACCGGATGGAGACCGCTCCCGACGGCCGGATCGTCTCGCTGGAGCGTGTCACCCTGCCCTGGCTCCGGGATGCGAAGATACTGGCCATCACCGAGGACCGGGAGGGCGACCTGTGGTTCAACAGCAGCCAGGGGCTGTACCGTTACCAGCCGGCTTCCGGCCACGTGAGGCGCTACATCTGGGACGACGGTCTGCAGAGCAATACCTGGACGGAAGGGGCGGCCGTGTCGGATAACGGCTGGGTCTTCGTCGGGGGGATCAACGGGGTGAACTATTTCAATCCGGCCCGTTTCCGGGAGAATCTCTACTCCGGCCGGCCCGTGTTCACCGACCTGAAGGTTTTCAACCGTTCCGTGCGGGTGGGGGAGGAGTACGGCGGACGGACGATCCTGCCCCGGAGCATCAATTCGGTGGAGGGCTTTTCGCTGGGGCACCGTTTCAACAACTTCACCCTGGAGTTCACGTCCGACCACTACGTCACGCCGAAAAAGAACATGTTCCGGTACCGGCTGGAGGGGTACGACCGGGAGTGGATCACCGTCTCCTCGGGGCACCGTTACGCCTCGTACGCCAATCTCCCGGCGGGTACCTATACTTTCCGGCTCCAGTCCTCCAACAACGACGGGGCATGGAGCGACGACGTACGCCAGATGAACGTGCAGATATTGCCGGCTCCGTGGGCCACCTGGTGGGCGTTCTCGATCTACGCCCTGCTGCTGGGCGGTGCGGTCATGGCCGTCGTCAACTACGTGCGGGCGAAACAGCGATGGAAACGCGAACTTTTCATGCAGAAGGTCGAGCAGGAGAAGACGTTGGAGATGAACGAACTGAAGCTGAACTTTTTCACCAATGTCACTCACGAACTGCGGACGCCGCTGTCGCTGATCCTCGCTCCGCTCAAGGACCTGATGAACCATAAGGGAGTGGACGGTTATTCCCGTTTCCGGTTGCAGATCATTCACAAGAACACCAACAAACTGCTGTTGCTCATCAACCAGATACTCGACATCCGGCGCCTCTCCGTGCAGAGCCTGCCGCTGGCGGTGTCGCAGGGCGATCTGATCGGCACCGTCCGGGAGGTGGTGCACTCGTTCGGCTATCTGAGCGAGCAGACCGGCATCGTGCTCCGGTTCGACTGTCCCGACCGGATCGAACAGGCGTGGTTCGACCGGGGAAAGATCGAAAAGGTGGTGCAGAACATCCTATCCAACGCCTATAAGTTCACGCCCGAGCAGGGCCGTATCGAGGTGAGGCTGTGGGTGGAGACCCTGAACGGCCGCAGGCGGGCCCATGTCTCGGTACAGGATTCCGGGGTGGGCATTCCCGAACGGGAACAGGACAAAATCTTCGACCTCTTTTATCGGGGTACTCCGCTGAGCGGTTACAGCAGCGGGGTGGGGCTGGCCCTGTGCAAGGCGCTCATGGAGCTCCACGGGGGTTCCATCGCGGTGCGGAGCCGCAGCGGGGAGGGGTCTACGTTCACGGTCGAATTCCCCGTCGACCGGGAGGCGTTCCGGCCCGAGCAGTGCGTGACGGCCGGGGACGAAGGTCCGGCCGCGGCGGAGCCGGTCTCCCGGCCGCCGGAGGAGGGGAAGGAACCACGGAAATATCTGATACTCGTGGTCGAGGATAACCGGGACATGTGCGATTATATCCGCGAGTGTCTCCGGGGTCATTTCCGGGTGGAGATTGCCTCCGACGGCGAGCAGGGGCTCGCTATGGCCCAGAAACTGATTCCGGCGGCGGTCATCACCGACATCATGATGCCCGGCATGGACGGTATCGAGTTCATCCGCCGCCTGAAGGAAAATCCCCGGACCAATTTCATCCCGGTCATCGTGCACAGCGTCAAGGAGGACAAGGCGTCGGTGCGGGAGGCGCTCACGGCCGGGGCGCAGGAGTATATCGTCAAGCCGTTCGATTCGGAGAACCTCGTATTCCGTATCCGGAACCTGCTATCGACCCGGGAGAGCTATGCCCGGAAACTCCGTACGGAGAAGATCACGGAACCGACTCCGGTCGAGGTGCCTTCGTCGGACGAGCAGCTGTTGCGCCGGATTTCCCGGATCGTGGAACGGAACCTGCAAAATCCGCTCTTCGACATCGACCAGCTCTCCGAGGAGCTCGGCATGAGCCGTATGCAGCTCTACCGCCGGTTGAAGAAGATCGCCGGCGGCAGGACCGTTTCCGAAATGGTGCGGGACATCCGGCTGCGGCGTGCGGCCCAGTTGCTCGCTTCCGGGCAGATGCGCGTGGCCGAAGTGATGTTCGAGGTGGGGATCAACAACCATTACCGTTTCGTCCGCTATTTCCAGGAGGCCTATGGGCTCACCCCGAAGGAGTACATGAAAAAGTATGCCGAGGCTCCGGCCGCTCCTCCGCGGGAAAAGGAAGACGCGGATGCCACCTGA
- a CDS encoding fibronectin type III domain-containing protein encodes MKTIATKLLLVGTLFSLAALLPGCKDDETDAPYKLFVPSKATATAEYNTITVHWTQTKDAVGYEVAMATDNTFSEILETRNQEYIPDTDDSHKTEYDVVFEDLEPFTTYYFRLKTLSADPSRNSNYSYREATTGEEAPFFDPIEEGDLGYNFVKLSWSEAVNADKIIFTDKASAVEELTLNLSPEALERQSISLRGRFVPGVTYRAKMYLGEEYIGYIDIPFPSAENYITETSVGFDFATLTWNEKLFVNKVVLTSAGGTDGPFTKELTTEEINAHQATITGLTSGATYKATLYWDAQELTQSADITTNVLDGEIVSDPATLKEKIENAADGAKLYLPADLVFDYSEEDLPLTKNITLVGLPSSTTGKSTPLIYVKAFTIGGAAATGDLQLNSIRFENLEISGLMPEQDIATTAPNNRCFYVDIAGRSVTLNSFELVGCTIHGYSRYMFGLEPTDADAFFRVYNITIDDCIIYDLGRNPGGFQSIFHFNANKGNANYALDGTLTMKNSTIYNIWYGIIELQKNSCIKPEPSNLKVVIENCTMDKFGVPMEGVYLPVKTNGSTRNGLGFNNYTNVPVTIQNTLFGQFIYIESGTLETGSKGPKDFHRNCINAMPDFVNSNYVGEGTRPDGYSNTRQLRGADKFALQGISYDLMFPNRATDDYTPADDYKAKGLGDPRWLK; translated from the coding sequence ATGAAGACAATTGCTACAAAATTGTTGTTGGTCGGAACCCTGTTCTCCCTGGCCGCCCTGCTGCCCGGCTGCAAGGACGATGAGACGGATGCTCCGTACAAGCTGTTCGTCCCGTCGAAAGCGACGGCCACGGCCGAATACAATACGATCACCGTACACTGGACCCAGACCAAAGACGCCGTAGGCTATGAGGTGGCGATGGCGACCGATAACACCTTTTCGGAGATTCTCGAAACCCGCAACCAGGAGTACATCCCCGACACGGACGACAGCCACAAGACGGAATACGACGTCGTATTCGAAGACCTGGAGCCCTTCACGACCTACTATTTCCGTCTGAAAACGCTCTCCGCCGATCCCTCCCGCAACTCCAACTACTCCTACCGCGAGGCCACGACCGGCGAAGAGGCCCCGTTCTTCGATCCCATCGAGGAGGGCGACCTGGGCTACAACTTCGTAAAACTGAGCTGGAGCGAAGCCGTCAACGCGGATAAAATCATCTTCACCGACAAAGCGTCCGCAGTCGAGGAACTGACCCTGAACCTTTCTCCGGAAGCTCTCGAACGGCAAAGCATCTCACTCCGCGGCCGTTTCGTGCCCGGGGTAACCTACCGTGCCAAAATGTACCTGGGAGAAGAATACATCGGTTATATCGACATTCCGTTCCCTTCGGCAGAGAACTACATCACCGAAACGAGCGTCGGCTTCGATTTCGCCACGCTGACGTGGAACGAAAAACTCTTCGTGAACAAGGTCGTGCTGACCTCCGCAGGCGGAACGGACGGCCCGTTCACCAAGGAGCTGACCACAGAGGAGATCAACGCCCACCAGGCAACGATCACCGGGCTCACCAGCGGCGCCACCTACAAGGCCACGCTCTACTGGGATGCCCAGGAACTCACCCAGTCGGCCGACATTACCACCAATGTTCTCGACGGTGAGATCGTCAGCGACCCCGCGACACTGAAGGAAAAGATTGAAAACGCTGCGGACGGAGCCAAACTCTACCTGCCGGCCGACCTCGTATTCGACTATTCGGAAGAGGATCTTCCCCTTACTAAAAATATCACACTGGTAGGACTTCCCAGCAGCACCACGGGCAAATCGACGCCGCTGATCTACGTCAAAGCATTCACGATCGGCGGAGCCGCTGCAACGGGCGACCTGCAACTGAATTCGATCCGTTTCGAGAATCTGGAAATTTCCGGTCTGATGCCGGAGCAGGACATCGCTACGACCGCACCCAACAACCGGTGCTTCTATGTAGATATCGCCGGCCGCAGCGTAACTCTCAATTCGTTCGAACTCGTCGGCTGTACGATCCACGGATACTCTCGCTACATGTTCGGCCTCGAACCGACCGATGCAGACGCCTTCTTCCGGGTCTACAATATCACGATAGACGATTGTATCATCTACGATCTCGGACGCAACCCCGGCGGTTTCCAGTCCATCTTCCATTTCAATGCGAACAAAGGAAATGCCAACTATGCGCTGGACGGCACGCTGACGATGAAAAACAGTACGATCTACAACATCTGGTACGGCATCATCGAACTCCAGAAGAACAGTTGTATCAAGCCTGAACCGTCCAATCTCAAAGTAGTTATCGAAAACTGCACGATGGATAAGTTCGGCGTACCGATGGAAGGCGTATATCTTCCTGTAAAAACGAACGGATCTACCCGTAACGGACTTGGGTTCAACAACTATACCAATGTCCCCGTCACTATTCAGAACACGCTGTTCGGCCAGTTCATCTACATTGAAAGCGGTACGCTGGAAACAGGTTCGAAAGGTCCGAAAGATTTCCACCGGAACTGTATCAACGCGATGCCGGATTTCGTAAATTCGAATTATGTCGGAGAAGGAACAAGACCCGATGGTTACTCGAATACCCGTCAACTGCGCGGTGCAGATAAATTCGCCTTACAGGGTATAAGCTACGATCTCATGTTCCCGAACCGGGCAACAGATGACTATACGCCCGCCGACGATTACAAGGCAAAAGGTCTGGGCGACCCCAGATGGTTGAAATAA
- a CDS encoding glycoside hydrolase family 2 TIM barrel-domain containing protein produces the protein MIRTLLFAACTAAAGVSALSLSAARSSSDLFSVSSAAPARKPVKKPQELPAVKLLRYSENARPERLPWPLDPEAVAEGKDTPRGEVRSYASAAEALIQGDTSLYLQPLEGKWKGEEFREGRLAGIRFTSRFKVPFAWVDRQLFLRLGGVGGPYEVKVNGKRIARTQDGYTPAEFDLTRHAKEGNNTLEIVAYAGGIGRMLENFGTPGTLHAPDRSYIVAQPRVRIRDIVADTRLEGGSGLLSLGVILKSHLLNFKEYNVYYELTAPDGRTVSSGHREARFDLRREDTVRFFANLPDILPWSHEAPNLYTLQLKTQYEGRFQEYVSFEIGFREVRMQEGRLLVNGREFPLRAVEYRAPADSAVLCRELAELKRKGANTIKVLHHPQPAALYRACDRLGLYVCDQAGIDTHLAGNSRKKGGNPSNDPRWRDAYVERALAMYHTSKNHPSVILFSLADDSANGYNLYESYLALKRAESERPVIYNGAGNEWNSDAVTEPRKGDGRFVFAPASPENLIVGEPVSITAKDASRGIFTVTNRYDLTSLGAGDIRYAVRVGRKTVAAGELPVRLAPGESGEYTVPLPERLKSGARMEITLRVERDVPAAYRYVPSAQEPEMRSGSLFRKPDDKELPAGTQRELVTEKTFSATSR, from the coding sequence ATGATCCGCACCCTCCTTTTCGCCGCCTGTACGGCAGCCGCCGGAGTCTCCGCCCTCAGCTTATCCGCCGCGCGGAGCTCCTCGGACCTCTTCTCCGTCTCTTCCGCCGCACCGGCACGCAAGCCTGTAAAAAAACCGCAGGAACTCCCTGCCGTCAAACTGCTCCGTTACTCGGAAAACGCCCGTCCGGAAAGGCTCCCGTGGCCCCTCGATCCGGAAGCCGTCGCCGAAGGGAAAGACACCCCGCGGGGCGAAGTGCGCAGCTACGCTTCGGCCGCCGAGGCGCTGATACAGGGCGACACCTCCCTCTATCTGCAACCGCTGGAAGGAAAATGGAAGGGCGAGGAGTTCCGCGAGGGACGACTGGCGGGCATACGTTTCACCAGCCGTTTCAAGGTGCCCTTCGCCTGGGTGGACCGCCAGCTCTTCCTGCGGCTCGGCGGGGTCGGCGGCCCCTACGAGGTGAAGGTCAACGGAAAGCGGATCGCCCGCACGCAGGACGGATACACGCCGGCCGAATTCGACCTGACCCGTCACGCGAAAGAGGGAAACAACACGCTGGAGATCGTCGCCTATGCCGGAGGCATAGGACGCATGCTGGAGAATTTCGGCACCCCGGGAACCCTGCACGCACCGGACCGGAGCTACATCGTCGCCCAACCCCGCGTGCGCATCCGGGACATCGTGGCCGACACCCGGCTGGAAGGAGGCAGCGGACTGCTGTCGCTGGGGGTGATCCTCAAAAGCCATCTGCTCAACTTCAAGGAATACAACGTCTATTACGAGCTGACCGCCCCCGACGGCAGGACGGTTTCGTCCGGCCACCGGGAGGCCCGCTTCGACCTGCGCCGGGAGGACACGGTACGGTTTTTCGCCAACCTGCCGGACATCCTGCCCTGGAGCCACGAGGCACCGAACCTCTACACGCTGCAACTGAAAACCCAGTACGAGGGACGGTTCCAGGAGTACGTGTCGTTCGAAATCGGATTCCGGGAGGTCCGGATGCAGGAAGGCAGGCTGCTGGTCAACGGCCGGGAATTCCCGCTGCGGGCCGTGGAATACCGGGCCCCGGCCGATTCGGCCGTCCTCTGCCGGGAGTTGGCGGAACTGAAACGCAAAGGAGCGAACACGATCAAGGTGCTGCACCATCCCCAGCCCGCGGCCCTCTACCGCGCCTGCGACCGGTTGGGTCTCTATGTATGCGACCAGGCCGGCATAGACACCCACCTGGCCGGAAATTCCCGCAAGAAGGGAGGAAATCCCTCGAACGATCCCCGCTGGCGGGACGCCTATGTGGAACGGGCACTGGCCATGTACCACACCTCGAAAAACCATCCGTCGGTCATTCTCTTCTCGCTGGCGGACGATTCGGCCAACGGATACAACCTGTATGAGAGTTACCTCGCCCTGAAGCGGGCCGAAAGCGAACGCCCCGTCATCTACAACGGGGCCGGCAACGAATGGAACAGCGACGCCGTGACCGAACCCAGAAAAGGCGACGGACGGTTCGTCTTCGCACCGGCCTCACCGGAGAATCTGATCGTCGGGGAACCCGTCTCGATCACCGCGAAAGACGCTTCCCGAGGCATATTTACCGTCACGAACCGCTACGATCTGACGTCGCTCGGAGCGGGCGACATCCGCTATGCGGTCCGTGTGGGACGGAAAACGGTCGCGGCAGGGGAGCTCCCTGTGCGGCTGGCCCCGGGCGAAAGCGGAGAGTACACGGTTCCGCTGCCCGAGCGGCTGAAATCCGGCGCACGGATGGAGATCACGCTGCGCGTGGAACGGGACGTTCCGGCCGCTTACCGCTATGTTCCCTCGGCACAGGAACCGGAGATGCGGTCCGGCTCCCTGTTCCGCAAACCGGACGACAAAGAGCTCCCGGCCGGCACGCAGCGGGAACTGGTGACGGAAAAGACTTTTTCCGCCACCAGCCGGTAA
- a CDS encoding NADP-dependent malic enzyme, which produces MNTNPKNRREEALDYHSEGRPGKIEVIPTKPYSSQHDLSLAYSPGVAEPCLEIEKNPEEAYKYTAKGNLVAVISNGTAVLGLGDIGALAGKPVMEGKGLLFKTFADIDVFDIEVGTKNTDEFIETVKNIAPTFGGINLEDIKAPECFVIEDRLKKELSIPVMHDDQHGTAIISAAALLNAMELTGRKPETTTVVVNGAGAAAVSCSRLYLGLGIRPENLIMCDSKGVITSSRTDLNPIKREFATSRDIRTLAEAVKGADVFLGLSVADVLTEEMVRSMAKDPIVFALANPNPEISYEAAMHSRPDIIFATGRSDYPNQVNNVLGFPYIFRGALDVRATAINEQMKIAAVRALAALAKEPVPDIVATAYNSSRIAFGREYLIPKALDPRLIVCISIAVAKAAIESGVARRKIEDWDAYALELESRMGRNDKLLRNVRSKVLNSPLKRIVFSDGDKPNTLKTAAHLVADHLARPIMMGDRKRIERVAAENNVDLTGMEILDFRSDEETPRRARYAAMLHQKFSRRGLSMNEAMKHMKERNWFTLMMVVAGDADTSILNYSRRYSKALEAVKALFTSSTNKTLASMVIVTTKKGPMFFSDMAVNTSPTSEELVDITRATAAAVKRFGIEPVIAMLSHSNFGTDNEYEASKVAKAVEVLHDRYPEIIVDGEMKADIALDKKTRNEFYPFNQIGDRDVNTFIFPNLSAANISYKLMEKLGGAEITGPILVGLPAGVYLIADTASVRSLINLATIAVANAEPGE; this is translated from the coding sequence ATGAATACAAATCCGAAAAACCGCAGGGAAGAGGCTCTCGATTACCACTCGGAGGGCAGACCGGGGAAAATAGAAGTGATCCCCACCAAACCTTACAGTTCGCAGCACGACCTGTCGCTGGCCTATTCGCCGGGCGTGGCCGAACCGTGTCTGGAGATCGAAAAGAATCCGGAAGAGGCATACAAATACACCGCCAAGGGCAACCTGGTGGCCGTCATATCCAACGGCACGGCCGTACTGGGGCTCGGCGACATCGGGGCGCTGGCCGGCAAACCCGTCATGGAAGGGAAGGGACTGCTGTTCAAGACCTTTGCGGACATCGACGTATTCGATATCGAGGTCGGGACCAAAAATACGGACGAATTCATCGAAACGGTCAAAAACATCGCCCCCACGTTCGGCGGAATCAACCTTGAGGACATCAAGGCGCCCGAGTGCTTCGTGATCGAGGACCGGCTCAAGAAAGAGCTTTCGATCCCCGTGATGCACGACGACCAGCACGGCACGGCGATCATCTCGGCCGCCGCCCTGCTCAACGCCATGGAACTGACCGGGCGCAAGCCCGAAACCACCACCGTCGTGGTGAACGGTGCCGGAGCGGCCGCCGTATCCTGTTCCCGCCTCTATCTGGGACTGGGCATCCGTCCCGAGAACCTCATCATGTGCGACAGCAAGGGCGTGATTACCTCCTCGCGCACCGACCTCAACCCGATCAAGCGGGAGTTCGCCACCTCGCGCGACATCCGCACGCTGGCCGAGGCCGTCAAGGGGGCCGACGTCTTCCTGGGTCTATCCGTGGCCGACGTGCTGACCGAAGAGATGGTGCGCAGCATGGCCAAAGACCCGATCGTCTTCGCACTGGCCAACCCCAATCCCGAAATCTCCTACGAGGCCGCCATGCATTCGCGTCCCGACATCATCTTCGCCACGGGTCGCTCGGACTACCCCAACCAGGTGAACAACGTGCTCGGATTCCCCTACATCTTCCGCGGGGCCCTCGACGTGCGGGCCACGGCCATCAACGAACAGATGAAGATCGCCGCCGTGCGGGCGCTGGCCGCCTTGGCCAAAGAGCCCGTTCCCGACATCGTGGCCACGGCCTACAACAGTTCGCGCATCGCTTTCGGCCGCGAATATCTCATTCCCAAGGCGCTCGACCCGCGTCTGATCGTCTGCATCTCGATCGCCGTGGCCAAGGCCGCCATCGAATCGGGCGTGGCACGCCGTAAAATCGAGGACTGGGACGCCTATGCCCTGGAGCTGGAGAGCCGCATGGGACGCAACGACAAACTGCTGCGCAATGTCCGCTCGAAAGTGCTCAACTCGCCGCTCAAACGGATCGTATTCAGCGACGGCGACAAACCCAACACGCTCAAGACGGCCGCGCACCTGGTGGCCGACCACCTCGCCCGCCCGATCATGATGGGCGACCGCAAACGGATCGAACGGGTGGCCGCCGAAAACAACGTGGACCTGACGGGCATGGAGATCCTCGACTTCCGCAGCGACGAAGAGACCCCGCGCCGGGCCCGCTATGCCGCCATGCTGCACCAGAAGTTCAGCCGCCGGGGCCTGAGCATGAACGAGGCCATGAAACACATGAAGGAGCGCAACTGGTTCACGCTGATGATGGTGGTGGCCGGAGACGCCGACACGTCGATCCTCAATTACAGCCGCCGGTACAGCAAGGCGCTCGAGGCGGTCAAGGCGCTGTTCACCTCCTCGACCAACAAGACGCTCGCCTCGATGGTGATCGTCACCACCAAGAAAGGCCCGATGTTCTTCTCCGACATGGCCGTCAACACCAGTCCCACGTCCGAAGAGCTGGTCGACATCACCCGGGCCACAGCGGCAGCCGTGAAACGGTTCGGCATCGAGCCGGTGATCGCCATGCTCTCCCACTCCAATTTCGGAACCGACAACGAATACGAGGCTTCGAAAGTGGCCAAGGCCGTCGAAGTGCTCCACGACCGCTATCCGGAGATTATCGTGGACGGAGAAATGAAGGCCGACATCGCCCTCGACAAGAAGACGCGCAACGAGTTCTATCCCTTCAACCAGATCGGCGACCGGGACGTGAACACGTTCATCTTCCCGAACCTGTCGGCGGCCAACATCTCCTACAAACTGATGGAAAAACTGGGCGGCGCCGAGATCACGGGACCGATCCTGGTGGGACTGCCCGCAGGCGTCTACCTGATCGCCGACACGGCCAGCGTCCGGTCGCTCATCAACCTGGCCACGATCGCCGTGGCCAATGCGGAACCCGGCGAGTAG